One genomic region from Bactrocera tryoni isolate S06 chromosome 3, CSIRO_BtryS06_freeze2, whole genome shotgun sequence encodes:
- the LOC120770612 gene encoding pyruvate kinase-like yields MSLFSDSETQLEHMCRLQFDGQPITRRRTNIICTVGVVSRNKTVLKNLVKAGMNIVRLNFSHESHEHHKATIDMIHEACDELAEEGGYRKHIAIAVDTKGPEIRTGSFEGVNEVELKKNDNIRLSINKDLMDKGSKETVYVDYPNIINVMQPGNIIYLCDGTITLLVKEVAVDCVICQVEVGGILGAAKGVWLGSVNLDLPPVSEKDRYDLRFAVENNVDFIFASKIRNPSAIREIRAVMGERGKDIQVVCKIDCTQILNYLDEVINASDGILIDRSSLGIDVPAEKLFLLQKAIIARCNRVGKPVIVGTQLLASMNFESRPTRSEVADLGNTVIDGVDGVMIASESAIGKYPLETVTCMANICAEAEAVIWHRQLHKELMLNNPAAIDAVHAVALAAVDSAHKSMAALIVTLTTSGKSAYLISMYRPHCPIVALTRCSRTARQCNLRRAVYPVLFLEKPESDYQKDVELRVQYALVAARKLKLVDKGDTVVIVSPWKEATGFTNNMRIAYAFFEPDKIECVAKRSTMKQQVKNPLDQGAIQNLKVFYRTRIVKEALKRIEANEKQDITLTDCINHVTKAWDIDVKNQTIANGFKKDGFGQYSEWEEEDDIPLSF; encoded by the exons atgagtCTCTTTAGCGATTCTGAAACACAGCTGGAGCATATGTGTCGCTTGCAATTCGACGGACAGCCTATAACAAGACGCCgtacaaatattatttgcacCGTTGGCGTGGTGTCGCGAAACAAAACGGTGCTCAAGAACCTGGTTAAGGCCGGCATGAATATAGTACGACTGAATTTCTCGCACGAATCACATGAACACCATAAAGCCACCATCGATATGATACACGAAGCATGCGATGAGCTTGCCGAAGAGGGCGGTTACCGTAAGCACATTGCCATCGCTGTGGACACGAAAGGTCCCGAAATACGCACCGGTTCCTTTGAGGGTGTCAATGAAGTGGAACTGAAAAAGAACGACAACATACGACTCTCCATTAATAAGGATCTTATGGATAAGGGCAGCAAAGAGACTGTCTATGTTGACTATCCCAATATTATTAATGTCATGCAGCCGGGTAATATTATTTATCTATGCGATGGCACCATAACGCTGCTAGTCAAAGAGGTAGCAGTGGATTGTGTAATCTGTCAGGTGGAAGTTGGCGGTATATTGGGTGCGGCAAAGGGTGTTTGGTTGGGCAGTGTCAATCTTGATTTACCACCTGTTTCCGAGAAGGATCGCTACGATCTGCGCTTTGCAGTGGAAAATAATGTCGACTTCATATTTGCGTCAAAGATACGCAATCCCTCTGCCATACGTGAGATACGCGCCGTTATGGGTGAACGTGGCAAGGATATACAAGTTGTGTGCAAAATCGATTGTACACAAATCTTAAATTATCTCGATGAAGTGATCAATGCTTCCGACGGCATACTAATCGATCGCAGCAGTTTGGGCATAGATGTGCCAGCTGAGAAGCTCTTTCTGCTGCAGAAGGCAATTATAGCTCGCTGCAATCGTGTCGGTAAGCCAGTGATAGTTGGCACCCAGCTGCTCGCATCGATGAATTTCGAATCGCGTCCAACACGCTCCGAAGTAGCCGACTTGGGCAACACAGTAATCGATGGTGTTGATGGTGTAATGATAGCGAGTGAGAGTGCGATTGGCAAGTATCCGCTGGAGACGGTCACCTGCATGGCTAATATCTGTGCAGAGGCCGAGGCTGTCATTTGGCATCGCCAATTGCACAAAGAACTTATGCTTAACAATCCGGCAGCGATCGATGCGGTGCATGCCGTGGCATTGGCAGCGGTGGACTCGGCGCATAAATCTATGGCTGCATTAATTGTAACGCTCACGACATCTGGTAAATCGGCATATTTGATTAGCATGTATCGACCACATTGCCCCATCGTTGCGCTGACGCGTTGCAGTAGGACAGCAAGGCAATGCAATTTGAGACGCGCCGTCTACCCGGTTTTGTTTCTAG AAAAACCCGAGTCCGACTATCAAAAAGACGTCGAGTTACGAGTTCAGTACGCCTTGGTCGCCGCAAGGAAGCTCAAACTCGTCGACAAAGGTGATACGGTGGTAATAGTTTCCCCGTGGAAGGAGGCTACCGGCTTCACAAATAATATGCGCATAGCTTATGCTTTCTTTGAACCAGATAAAATTGAGTGTGTAGCAAAGCGTAGTACAATGAAACAGCAAGTCAAAAAT CCGCTGGATCAGGGAGCAATTCAAaacttgaaagttttttatCGTACCAGAATAGTAAAAGAAGCACTAAAGCGTATAGAGGCAAACGAAAAACAAGATATTACACTTACGGATTGCATCAATCATGTAACAAAAGCTTGGGATATTGACGTCAAAAATCAAACCATAGCGAATGGCTTCAAAAAAGATGGATTTGGTCAATACTCTGAATGGGAAGAGGAAGATGACATACCTCTGAGTTTTTAA